The segment cagcaatacagcaataataatattaacagcAATAATAGTAGGTCTCCAAATGTTTCATAAAGACCAGAACCTTGTTGTATCTGGTAAGTCCTCGCAGTGTTGAATGAGTTTGGGGTGGCAGTGTATTCCCAATTGACCTGATAAGCGATGTCAGCATTGCTTTATAGTTCCATAGCATTTTTCTCTATGGctattgaaaatgtgatttcacGGTACTGTGTGTGTCGCAGCCTCTGTTATCACAGGCTTTTCAAACAGAGTACATTTTTACCctcgtgtatatatatatctctttCTGTTGCTCCTGGGTTATTCTAGTTCTGTAACAGTGTTTAAGTCATGGCAGCTGGTTGTTAACAGGTTATAGGTTACCCTGACTCATCAGCTGTAATACTGTGCTGATCATCCTTAAGTGTTGGTATATCAACCAGAAAACGCTTTAAGAGTTGTAAGATAAATAGATAGTGGTATTGTGAATAAGTCATGGCTAAGTTGGGAATCTAACAGAAAGACTCAGCTGATGTAGGTTATCCCGTCCAAAGTGTTTGGCTTGGCTTTAGCTAAAGAAATACCTCGACTTGAAAACGGATATGGAAAACAAATAACCCAGTGTCAAAACCTTTACAGTTTGTGTTGAGCGCAGGCTGTGAAAGAGGCCATTTATGTGAAAAGCAAATCATTTTCCCGTCTATAAATCGCCTATGGAACCGTAAGGACACGATGACATCTGCAGTTATTATGTCGCTTACAGCGTTTGCAGGAAACAGCAGGATAAAATGCTGAAGTTGGACAAAAGGAGCTCTGGGAGCTGTCTGCTCTCTGTTGGATCTGAGTCCATTTTAAATCAActggagcttttttttcccctccctgtgTTTGCTTCCCCATTTCAGTTTCTTACACTAGGCTTTGTCTGTTCGGTcacacatgcatagacacacacacacacacacacacacaggcagacagaagtacacacacatacctcgtTATCTGAACAAGCTTGCCGCAGATAAaagttctcacacacacacacacacacacacacacacatacacactctctctctctctttctaacaAGGTCTgcaattctgtgtgtgtgtctgcaggcagtAGCTGCTTTCGCTGTGTCAGCAGTGGCGTCTCAGTGGGACAGAACTGGAAAACCCTTTAACCCTCTGCTGGGAGAGACCTACGAGCTTATcaggtactcacacacacacaccacatggacacacactcaaatagtCTCAGGGTCATTTTAATGTCACCCATTTTTGAAGGTGTGTTTAACCTGTGTGTCCTCTCCCTGTCGCTCAACAGAGAGGAACAGGGTTTCAGGCTAGTATCAGAGCAGGTTTCCCATCATCCCCCTGTCAGTGCCTTCCACGCAGAGAGCCTGGTCGGGGACTTCGTCTTCCACGGCTCCATCTACCCGAAACTCAAGTTCTGGGGCAAAAGTGTCGAAGCTGAGCCGAAAGGGACCATCACGCTAGAGCTGCTCAAGTGAGTGCAAGAGGGATATtggtaaaaatgtgtgtgtgtgtgttgatgcaaaTTCATCCAGACCACCAGATATCATTACAATGTCAGTGTTcatgctctcctcctcttcctcacctccagGCATAACGAGGTGTATACATGGAGTAATCCTTTCTGCTGCGTCCACAATATAATCCTGGGCAAACTGTGGATAGAGCAGTACGGCACAGTGGAAATTCTCAACCACAGGTAAACTCCACATGGGTTTTATGCTCTTGATTGCAGTATAGAGTCCTTGTAGTGACCCATCATTTTTGCCCCTTTAAAATGAtcattaaatgatttttaaaaaacacacacactgccagtaaCTACAGCATTTTTGCTGTTACAGAGCAGTGAAACATACAGTTTGTATTGTTATGAGTAACTTGCCTCTGATTTCAACCTCAGTCATTATAGTGTTGCActttttgttagtttttatttctgtcattttttatttttgtttccaattTTCAAACTTCAATTCGTTTCCAGGGTGGGTTTGCTtatagttttagtttcatttttattagtttcaggaTTACTTttagtttcttgttttttcttttctttttttaattacaatagGGGTGGTAATTGTCAGGGGTAAGATTTAATAAGTTCAGAATAGGTTTTCCAATCCAGACCCAGCACATTGTGAAGGTGGTCGACTCCCAGTCATGTTGACGTCCCAGTCTctgtaaacatcagcaccaacgcctcctcatgttgtttcacacctagttttagtttttagtctggTTTTATAATAACCTTTGCTCCAAATTAGCCATTAATGTAGACCTGCTTTTGGGGATTTACCCACACTTTGACACGTTGGCTTGTGCAGGGATTGCACCTGTGAccttctgctttattttaatcACCATTCTAgcttgtgtctctctccctttggtGATCCATGACTGCCCCTGGTGTTGGCTGATGAAAGCACACCACTGAGTCAGTCGAGCAGAAATAAACCTCAGTAAACCTGACACGGTGACTCTCCTGTGATCTCTGATGCTCACAGAACCTGCCAGGCGTCCCTGTGCCACGCCTGCATGCCTTCTGTTTACTGAGGCGGGCGCCGTGTTTACACAGATACTTAAGGATGGCTTATGTACATACTCACTTAATGTCTTTCTGCAGGCAAACAGAATCACTGGGGCTCTTTACCTTTACATACTCAGGGATGGTTTGCAGTCATGctttgcttcacattcatatgCAGTTACACAGATTCACACCAGGAGCTgctcagtgaaaaacaaacaaacaaaacaaatcagtcaACCAGTCCTGCTGTTGTGATTATTGGTGGAGTGCCTTGTTCATGGAAACCTTGTTTGTACATTATTTTGCAGGGGAGCTTGGCTTTAGTCCTGTGTTTGGACTTGATATTTTTCTTTGGTTGGCCTTGGGACTTCCAAAGCCTGATCTTTGAGTCGATCCAGTGAAGAACAGTGatgcactatatggacaaaagtactgggccacacctcttaatcattgaattcaggtgtttgattcagtcccattgccacaggtgtatataatccagcagctagccatccagtctgcctttacaaacatttgtgaaagaatggctcgttctaaagagctcactgaactccagcgtggtgctgtaatgtaataggatgccaccgctgcaacaagtcagctggtgaattactcttccctcctagatagatagcctcggcccctcagttccagtgaagggaaatcttaatgcttcagctctctgagacattttggacaattctctgcttccagctttgtgggaacatTTTGGGGAAGGctcttttctgtcccagcatgactgagccccagtgcacaaagcagctccgtaaaggcgtggccggctgagtttggtgtggaagaacttcagcggcccgcacagagccccgacctcaaccccatccaacacctttgggatgaactagaacggagactgtgagccgggccctctggtccaacatcagtgtctgacctcacaaatgctcttctggatgaatgggcaaaaattcccatagacacactccaacatctggtaaaaagcttcccagaagagtggaagctgttctgctgcaaagggaccaactccatatgaatgtctatggatttagaatgggaagtcagagaagctcctggaAGTGTGATGTGGAGGCGGTCCAATGcttttgtccatgtagtgtaTTTTCACTTCCCACTAACATGTATTGTCCATCATCAATagcaaatttttatttattatagttGTGTTTACACAACATTTACTGTGTTTCCATCCAGCTGTCCGGTGAATGCtatatttatttaagtttatttaaacatatgttttgggcaaaatactttttttggcTGAATTTATTCACTGACAAAATCAACTTCCACATCCAACTAGATTCAACTTTTTATGAGATTGTAATAGgacgttttattttatttttccctctccattCAGCTTTTCTATTTTAATAGATCAGAATTCAGAAACATGGGCCAACTTAGATGGAAATCCAGTTAGTTAACAGACaatagctgattttttttttttttttttttttttctgatttttcttcTCGTTTGTCCTGCAGTACTGGAGACAAGTGTGTGTTGAACTTCAAGCCCTGTGGGATGTTTGGCAAAGAGCTGCACAGAGTGGAGGGATACATCCAGGACAAGAGGTATCACAGgttcattttttaatgtcatgaattcactgctgtgtctgtctgaggcgattgttttgatttttttttactttatacCTCTTAACTTTATTGAGAAAAGTGGAGCCCAAATATagtcctctctttcttttaccTCCTCTGTTCCTCACTGTTCTTCTCTActtcttctctcccttcttcttttcctctttactccttttgttctttgtcttgtccttcctttttcttctccatttctcttgtcatccctctttttctctgtgatcTTCTCatcccttttcctctttttgttgtGCCTCATTTCCCCCCTTCCTCTTGTTCCTCTTAATTTTTCTACTTTGCCGTCCTCATCTTCTCATTCGCCACTATGCTTTTTCTTCTTCGTTCCTTTTGTCATCCTTCCCTTTTCgacttcttcttctcccccgcttttccttcctcttctgctcctctcttctgtttttcttctcttattCTTGCCCTCGGTCTTTGTCTTCTTGTTCTCCTTTCTACTCTTCCATGAGctcttctttcccttcctcccttttGTCTTCTGCTTCTCCTTCATCATATGCCTctgttgtatatgtgtgtgtgtgtgtgtgtgtgtgtgtgtgtgtgtttccagtaaAAAGAAGCTCTCTGTCATCTATGGGAAGTGGACAGAGTGCATATGGAGTGTTGACCCTCAGGCCTACGAGGCCAACAAGAAGGCGGAGAAGAAAGGAGACAACAAGAAGCACAAACAGGTGAAAggcattgaatttttttttttttttttttttttttttagacattgAAACGCCCCATATTACTTTGAATCTCGAGCTGCTCCTTTTCCCAGCTGTGTCCACATCGCAGTTAGTAACATCCCTCACTATCCCTACAGTACAAAGTTAGGTTTCTATCATTGTCGTCTTGTTTTTTGGATTTgtgatcatgtctcattttctcCACATTCTATCATTtatctctcttcttttccttcatttttgcTGGTGTTAATGGCGTTCTGTGAAGTTTTATCAAGGTAAACCAACAGGCCGCTGCTGTAGTCATTAGATATATTTTTCTGCAGCCCGCTCGGTTACATGTCGCTAAGCATAATACCCGGAAAATGTATGTAGTGAAACAGTGGGAACagaactgtgtgtttttcactATGTTGTGTggtatttcctgtgtttataGCATTTTCTATGTATATGTATCGCTTGCATCCCGTCTGAGAGAGGCTTTCATCCCAAGCACTATACATCACtgagagcgcacacacacacacacacacacacacacgcacacacacgcacacacacatacattcctGACTGTTGTGATGTGTAGAAAGAGCACTAACATTACAGCTAATATGAGCCtgaattagtgtgtgtgtgtgtgtatgtatgtgtgtgttagttttgAATCATAGTCTGAACAGGTTCGGGTTGGTTTAGGCTTGGATATCAACATTTCCTGTTGGCCTGCATTAAGCTTTAGAGCGTTCATGATATTAAATATTCTAgcaacatatttatattatacaacattttttaataaatacagCAATCCGACTGCAGAGTGCAAAATTGTTGTGTTCTTGGTGAGGGAAATGCTGATGTTCgtggtgattgtgtgtgtgtgtgtgcgcgcgcgtgcccATCACTACATCAtgacttgtgtttgtttgcaggagGAGCCGGACGGAGCGGAGAACGACGATGCAGATGACATGCCGGAGGTGCAGGAGACGGTCTCTGTCGTACCAGGAAGCACTCTGCTGTGGAGGATAGCCTCCAGACCGGCCCACTCCGCCACggtacacaccacacacaccaacacacctcacacacctctgCTCTTCCCAGATATTAATCGTTCAGTATCATGAACTAGAAGATGCAAGTTCATTCGCGTGCATGTTTTCATTGTGGTTATTGATGTCTTAATTattcagtcattaaaaaaaaaagttttgttaaaAGAAAACCTGTAGAGTCACTGACATGCAGATGGAGATGATCAAATTAAAAGGCTTActattaatttactgtttattaTAATCCAGTCAACAACATACATTAATCTGGCATTTCACCATacaacattttgcaaatgctaTTTTACATAAATGATGTGGGCATATGTTCTCTCACTTTGCATCTCAGAGCTGTGGTgtagatagatttatttatttgtttgtttgtctgtttgtttaaataGGGACAATGCAAATTATATACAAAGCAACATTTTTGCTGGTTTTACACAAACGTATGAAGCTGATGTTCTGCATAAGGAGATTATAACACAGTCTTAGTTTTCAACTCCCATCCCAACTGTATATTAGTTAGCGTATTGTTAAATTTGTTGACTAAAGTTGTGCCGTTTTAGTGAGTAAATGACTTGATTAAATGCATGTCATGTAATTCTGAGTGTATTTAAGGCCCCTCGGACATTATGtacagtataaacacacacatcctaaaTGAGTCCTCTCTTTGCCCAGATGTATAACTTCACCAGCTTTGCCATGTCTCTGAACGAGCTGGAGCCCGGCATGGAGGCCCTCCTGGCACCCACCGACTGCCGCCTCAGGCCTGACATCAGAGCCATGGAGAACGGCAACATGGGTAatagtttttcctcttttatcaCTCTGCAATAgagattttcattttaattgaatttttttcccctttcaatCCGTTGTACACCAGCAGTGTCCTGAAGAAACCTCACATTTCTTACACAGGAGTTATGTCTTAACCATAATTTAATGTGGGCATTTAGGCTGCTTTCTTACTTTACTTTAGAGTGATGGAGTTCTGTGAGACTCTCATCATGAGGCAATGATAAGACAATGCTGCCATCTACTGGTAAACAGAATCATTGACTCATAGTCGAGGCAtcatcttttccttttcctttgtgATGTTGTTGGTGACCGTGCAGGTGAGCAAGACTATCGGTAAAACCAGCCATACAGTTTAATTCTGTTGTTATAAAACAGTATGTAATCTATAAGTATAAGTTATGATGATTCTGGTCGTGATTTTTAAAGACTGGGATGGGAcccaatgtttgtttttcaagaaAACTTcagatttaaaatgaataaaattctAACTGGCACTAAATGCTCTTGAACCTGTGGACGCTGCGactgactgttgttgttgttgttgttgttgcagaggAGGCCAGCCAAGAgaaggagaggctggaggagaaacagagagccGCCCGAAAGGAGAGAGCCAAGAATGACGAGGAGTGGTCTACAAggtaggaaacacacacacacacacagtaaatgctCATTCGTACTCTCTGATTCAAGTTATGGCATCCACACGGTTCAAACGCCTCAGGCTCCACCGGCTGAGGGACTTGACGATTGTGGCTCGTCTCCAGCGTCCAACATCAAGCCAGTGAGGCTGTGAAATATCGTGAGCGTTGTGTTTCAGAGACACCGGAGACTCGTGATATGTGCATCTCAGGACTGATATCTGGTTTCAGGCACTCTTTGTAATTTCATAGGTCTGAGTAATGGCCTTGATAAAATTGATTACTGACGGAGAGCGAGTGAGGTTTCCTTTGAAGTTGAGTAGTGGAGCGTTGGAATTGGAAATCCCCACTGACCATttttctgtatatgtgtgtgtgtgtgtgtgtgtgtgtgtgtgtgtgtgtgtgtgtgtgtgtgtgtgtgtgtgtgtgtgtgtgtgtgtgtgtgtgtgtgtgtgtttaccaggTGGTTCCAGATGGGCATGAATCCCTACACCGGCTCGCAGGACTGGCTCTACACTGGCGGCTACTTCAATAGGAACTACACAGATCTACCCAATATCTACTGATAGCCTACTagccttcatcctcctcctcttcctcctctgtaatCTACCCGGGGTGGATCCCAGAGACATGTAAAGGATCCGCACGCCCACCGTCGCTCCCatctcgtcctcctcctcttcctcagtgcaCCACAGCGGCCTGCTAGCCTTCATCATCCTCTGCCTTCTCTTTAAGCTGCATTACAAAGTGTAAAGGaccatcatcttcctcctcctcagaggcCCGACACTACCCTCACTCCAGTCCTACtactcctgctcctcttcctcgtgCAAACAGCTGCAGAAGTCCGCTTCATTTTAGCTGACCCGGTTGGCCTTCATCTTATCTTCAGCAGAagccgtcatcatcatcatcatcatcagtgacGTTCTTTTCTGTGATTTCAACACTTAAAGACCAGCAGAAGGctccctcctcacctctcttTCCTGGCATCAATTAGAGCACAAAACTCATTCTGCCTTCCCTCATGACTCCCACAGACATCACTATCAAAGCTCCAGCCctgtgaattttgttttgttttcccctctACTCGTTCGTTTAATCAGATTTGACCTGTGATTCAGGCGTTTGGCACAGTTTCCTTGAGGGCTGCTTTCCTGAAATCACCAGCGTTTCCATCTTGATAACGTCTCACCCAGTAATGCGTTTCAGTCCAAAGCCCACATTgttcctgaccaatcacagagaCTCTTTACTCCCCATGTAAACACAAGGTAACAGCCTCCAGTCTCCTAAActccaaaatgaatgtttaACGCCTTACAATCAAAGAGGACCCCCTTGCTTGGCCCCTGAATGGTGAACTGTAGACAGTTATGCGGTGGTTACTGAATTAAAAATGAGAGGACAACAAAATTAAGAATTTCACGGGGTTGGGTGCAGACAAAATTATCACAGGGGTGGATTTATGGACATGGGCGGACACCCAGTCAATGGGGAAATCAGGGATGTGAACGCTCCTTTGACTGAAGACGGATCATGAGgatattttttagtttttcttttttcgggGACTTGATTaaggcacaaaaacacaaggagacGTGGGTGTGGATGACACAGTGGTCTTCAAGGAACAAAATTATACTTAAATGTTACACTGGTCAAGacaaatctcccatttacatgagcTCAGTGTTGTTCATGCGTCATTACCCCTCAAACATAAGAGCTATCTATCGTCACTCTTCTGGCATCATCATTACACTTCTGATTAATGTTATATTTCAAATAAGGTTAAGACACTTGCTAGAAAATAACTGTTTCCTCGACAGCAGGTGGGAATGTTTGGCTTGTGCGGAATGAGCGCCGGGAGcagaaacgtttttttttttttttttttttttgcttgtgcaGGAAGAAATTCTTCTCCTTATTAATGGAAATCGCTGCTCCAAAGCTCCACCTCAAAATTTGACACTCGGCCTGTAGCTTCTGTACATGTTTGTAATAGTCGTTTTATTTCCTGGAGACATGAACGATCAACAACCCGCAGTGCTTCTAATGTGAATCCGCTTCACCGGggtttctaaaattttcataaCTCAAGTGACGAGAGAAGTTTCAACACACTCCTCCACTTGCCATGTGGCAGCCCAACACAAGTACACCCAGTTTACGTTTTGACCCACAGAAATGCCCGAATGAACATCCATCCAAGCCTTTCGCTCTATAACCGGCTCTAAACACAGGCgagacaaacaacagaacacaacatttgtttttttctctctcctttgggTCAAACGTGATCCTTTTATGGCCACCAAAACAGAGATAATAACATGGAACTTTGatcattttaaaggaaaaatttCTTTCCACTTGTCCTGCTTCAcgtagaggtcagaggtcaaaacaGCGCCTCCAGAGCTGGAAGGGCTTCTGTGTATTCACTGTGCCAcccgtcttttttttcccatgagaAAATCAGATTTATTGCACATGGAGTTAAAATCAGATGTTGTGTTCTGGTGTAAATGTGAACCTGGACAGCCGCTTTGCCTCGTAAAGAGTTACAGCTCAGTTCTCTGCAAACGTATCCCTGAATTTTACCATTTGAAGGCCTAAAGGCGCTTAATAAGTAATGAAAGGAATATTAGGTAACAGATGAGTGTATGTgggtgtgcgtgtatgtgtgtatgtatacccACACTTagatgcacatgtgcacatttgtTGCATTAATGAGTGTAGAAATATGTACAGACTCTGAAAGCCATATTAACCACAGGAGAGAGTGGATTTTCTCTGTGAATGAGAAGAAATGTGAACTGACAAGATTTCATTATTATAGCTGCCGTCATTACAGcatgattttaaaaagaaaaagaaagaaaaaaaaaagcattatccATGGCgatgtaaaaaataatgtaacatGCAACATTAGGCTGTGATGGAGGTTAGAGCTTcgttttatttttgccatcaACATCTAGAAGTGTTTCATTCCCAAGTGAGATCCCCACCGTTTGAATTTAAAAAGTGACACCTGCTCTCATTAagaatgtcagaaaaaaaaaaaaaaagaaaagaaaaaaatacagccagaAAGTATCCGGCTGACAGAATGTATAATGGTTTgacagatagaaaaaaaaaaaagtgaaatagtATTTTGGAGTTGAAGTCTGTCTGTACAGTAGCTCACAACTCAATGAGACGTTCCACACTGTAGCTTCCGCACTTGTTTTATGTGTTGTGGCGCAAAATTGTGTTTTCACCTTCCACTACTTGTAAGTCATAATGTAAAACATCACTATTTGTAATTAAGCTCCACTGGCCTCATGATGCTACTTTTTAAATAGTGCACTCCAGTATTTTACCTTCATTTTTATCCCATCAGGACTCGATTAACACCTTGAGTTTAAATCCACAGGCAGATAAATTCTGTTTCCACACCAAGTCGCATGTTAACACGTAGAAACAAACCTGGGAGGACGATACCTTTCCTAAACCAATCATTTCCTCACAAGAGGAGCTCGCATAAAGATATAAATTGTGATAAATGTTAAACATAGCAACAGATATTACAATAACTTACCAAAATGAAGCAGAGTCCTGTTAAATGAGTTGAAAGGCTGGAGATTTAATGGATCACAGCGTCAGTGACATCACATTATTAACAATTATTACTTTATAATGTGATACGATATTATTATTGTGTCATTATTGTGTCACTCAGTACCTCAGCAGTTGAAAAATAACACCTCAGTGCTGTGGCATAATTAAATACTCTGCATCAGTCATATAGTGTTACACCCCTTATGAAATCATAATTGCAGCAATGTTGCAGTGATGTCGAATGTCAACCAGGGATGTTTTTCTTCCGTTCCCTGATCCAGCAGTTACTGACATGGAGATGTGATGTGTTTAAGATTCAAATGAGGAAAAGGATCCGTGTCTCTGTATGAATAAAGTCAGACGGGAGAAATTTACACCTGTAGTGACTTGGACACGGTCATGTAAGCATCTGCCATCGAGGCTGAGAttttaactccaggtgaaaatGGGGCTTcgtcattccaaaaaaaaaaaaagaaaaaaagagatttctCCTTTAGCTGCTCAGACGTTAAAACACATCCACATGTCGAGAGCATGCAGCTTCTTCATACTGTAAagtttccaccactgtactcctcctcctcctcccctgctgaCCAACGTGTGCCGGTGAAAATGTGGCTTTGTGCTCTTGGGTTTAGAGGTTTTGAAAGATGATTTTTTGATATCCATATCCTGCATGACCCAGGGTGCAGATGGTAGAAAGACAAAACTCATGTAGATTGATATTTGTGGAGTCACAGCCATCTGGCATTTGTTGACTGGCCTaacacaaattattttattattttttttattttttactcttttttaaaaaaatttaattttattatttattcaataattttattttttaattttgtttaattttttttctctttgtgggTTGATGCTGCAAACGGGGTGTCTTTATTGCATggaatgtcaaaaaaaaaaaaaaaaaagt is part of the Myripristis murdjan chromosome 7, fMyrMur1.1, whole genome shotgun sequence genome and harbors:
- the LOC115361599 gene encoding oxysterol-binding protein-related protein 2-like, with product MSNEDEFFDAVTGLDSDESYEGVSEASFKDALFDGSSQKNNGSVPQENGIKKHRMSLPAPMFSRNTVSIWGILKKCIGLELSKITMPIAFNEPLSFLQRITEYMEHTYLINRACSLSDSIERMQAVAAFAVSAVASQWDRTGKPFNPLLGETYELIREEQGFRLVSEQVSHHPPVSAFHAESLVGDFVFHGSIYPKLKFWGKSVEAEPKGTITLELLKHNEVYTWSNPFCCVHNIILGKLWIEQYGTVEILNHSTGDKCVLNFKPCGMFGKELHRVEGYIQDKSKKKLSVIYGKWTECIWSVDPQAYEANKKAEKKGDNKKHKQEEPDGAENDDADDMPEVQETVSVVPGSTLLWRIASRPAHSATMYNFTSFAMSLNELEPGMEALLAPTDCRLRPDIRAMENGNMEEASQEKERLEEKQRAARKERAKNDEEWSTRWFQMGMNPYTGSQDWLYTGGYFNRNYTDLPNIY